The following DNA comes from Thermovirga sp..
CTGCCGTGGAGGTTAAGATGTCCTACAATGGTCCCGCCGACGTGGAGAACAACGCCGTCCACCTTTACGCTGTCAATTTTAAGCGGTTTGTCGAAGAAGGCTCCGGGGGGGCTGTGACGATCAAGCTCTTCCCCGACAGCCAGCTTGGCAACGAGGAGGAGCGGATGGAACTCCTCGTCAAACAAGGGATGAACCAGCCGATCATCAATGTCGCGTCCTTCGCCGGAGTGGCACCGGTTTTTCCCGAGATTTACGCATCGGCCGTGCCCTTCATGTTCGACAGTTACGATGCCGCTCACATTTTCTTCGACGAGAGCCGCTACTGGAACAGGGCGAAGGAGGAGTTTCGCCAGCGCACCGGCGCCTACTTGTTGGAAGCCGTCGAAGAGGGAGGATTCCTGGCCTTTACCAACGACAAGAGGCAGATCAGGACCGCTGAAGACTTCAAGGGACTCCGCTTCCGCGGGATGGACGAGGGACAGGTTATCCTCTTTGAATCCTTCGGCGCCAGCGGTACCCCCATCCCTTGGACCGAGCTCTACATGGCCCTGAAGTCGGGCGTCGTCGATGGACAGATGAACCCCGCCATGTACATCAAGATGGGTAGCCTTTACGAAGTTCAGAAGTACCTCACCCTCGCCAACATCCAGTACTCCGACCAGTTCCTCGTGATCAACGGCGACCTTCTCGACTCGCTTCCCGCCGAGCAAAGGGCGGTCGTCATCGAAGCCGCGAAGAAAGCCAATTCGCTGAACAGGCAGGCCATGCAGGAGGCCGATAGGAAGGATATCGACTTCCTGACGGAAAAAGGCATGGCCGCCTACTCCCCTGGCCATGAGGAGATGGAATCCTTCCGGAAAGCGGGGCAGCCGGCCTACGTGGAGTGGCTGAAGACGAAGGTGGGACAGGACTGGCTGAACCTGGCCCTCGAGTGCGCAAGGAACGCCAACGAAAAGGCGAAGTAGGTCCACCATGGCAACTTCGGGCACCCCCGGGAAAAGGGGACTCTCGAAATGGATTTACAGGCTCGAGCTTTTCGGCGCATGGGCGGCTTGCTTCATGCTCGCCGTCAACGTGAGCGATATTCTCCTGGGGGTCTTCTGCCGCTACATCCTGAAAAGTTCCCTGATCTGGACCGAGGAGGTGGCCCGTTTCTCCCTGGTCTGGATAGTGATGCTCGGCGCCCTCGGAGCTGCCATAAAGGGGGACCACATGGCGGTGGATTTCGTGGTCCCCCATCTTCCACTCTTTTTTCAGCGACTGATTAAGCAGGGCAAATTCTATCTTTCAACGGTCATCATTTTGCTGATGATCTACCTCGGCTGGGTAAACGCGACGAGG
Coding sequences within:
- the dctP gene encoding TRAP transporter substrate-binding protein DctP; the encoded protein is MRLGRLITATLLAVLCVAFFGSASLAAVEVKMSYNGPADVENNAVHLYAVNFKRFVEEGSGGAVTIKLFPDSQLGNEEERMELLVKQGMNQPIINVASFAGVAPVFPEIYASAVPFMFDSYDAAHIFFDESRYWNRAKEEFRQRTGAYLLEAVEEGGFLAFTNDKRQIRTAEDFKGLRFRGMDEGQVILFESFGASGTPIPWTELYMALKSGVVDGQMNPAMYIKMGSLYEVQKYLTLANIQYSDQFLVINGDLLDSLPAEQRAVVIEAAKKANSLNRQAMQEADRKDIDFLTEKGMAAYSPGHEEMESFRKAGQPAYVEWLKTKVGQDWLNLALECARNANEKAK
- a CDS encoding TRAP transporter small permease is translated as MATSGTPGKRGLSKWIYRLELFGAWAACFMLAVNVSDILLGVFCRYILKSSLIWTEEVARFSLVWIVMLGALGAAIKGDHMAVDFVVPHLPLFFQRLIKQGKFYLSTVIILLMIYLGWVNATRIWYMRTLALNIPKTIPLLALPAGFALLLAGTVLLHLRERGN